A single window of Streptomyces xanthii DNA harbors:
- a CDS encoding S-methyl-5'-thioadenosine phosphorylase gives MATNANTSTGAEIGVIGGSGFYSFLDDVTEIQVDTPYGPPSDSLFLGEIAGRRVAFLPRHGRGHHLPPHRINYRANLWALRSVGVRQVLGPCAVGGLVPEYGPGTLLIPDQFVDRTKSRVQSYFDGLPLPDGTVPNVVHVSPADPYCPAGRRVAVEAARGKGWEPVDGGTLVVVEGPRFSTRAESRWHASMGWSVVGMTGHPEAMLARELELCYTSLTLVTDLDAGAESGEGVSHDEVLKVFAANVDRLRTVLFDAVAGLPATQERDCLCVGALGGMDPGIRLP, from the coding sequence ATGGCGACGAACGCGAACACCAGCACCGGGGCCGAGATCGGCGTGATCGGCGGCTCCGGCTTCTACTCCTTCCTGGACGACGTGACCGAGATCCAGGTGGACACCCCCTACGGGCCGCCGAGCGACTCGCTCTTCCTCGGCGAGATCGCCGGCCGCCGCGTCGCCTTCCTGCCCCGCCACGGCCGCGGCCACCACCTGCCGCCGCACCGGATCAACTACCGGGCGAACCTGTGGGCGCTGCGCTCGGTCGGCGTGCGCCAGGTGCTCGGACCGTGCGCGGTGGGCGGCCTGGTGCCCGAGTACGGGCCCGGCACGCTGCTGATCCCGGACCAGTTCGTGGACCGCACGAAGTCCCGGGTGCAGAGCTACTTCGACGGGCTGCCGCTGCCCGACGGGACCGTGCCGAACGTCGTGCACGTCTCGCCCGCCGACCCGTACTGCCCGGCCGGGCGCCGGGTGGCGGTGGAGGCGGCCCGCGGCAAGGGCTGGGAGCCGGTGGACGGCGGGACCCTCGTCGTCGTCGAGGGGCCGCGCTTCTCGACCCGCGCCGAGTCGCGCTGGCACGCCTCGATGGGCTGGTCCGTGGTCGGCATGACCGGGCACCCGGAGGCGATGCTCGCCCGTGAGCTGGAGCTCTGCTACACCTCGCTGACCCTGGTCACGGACCTGGACGCGGGCGCGGAGAGCGGCGAGGGCGTCTCGCACGACGAGGTGCTCAAGGTGTTCGCGGCGAACGTGGACCGGCTGCGGACCGTGCTGTTCGACGCGGTCGCGGGGCTGCCGGCGACGCAGGAGCGGGACTGCCTGTGCGTCGGGGCACTCGGCGGCATGGACCCCGGGATCCGGCTGCCGTGA
- a CDS encoding FmdB family zinc ribbon protein: MPTYQYQCTECGEGLEAVQKFTDDALTECPNCGGRLKKVFSAVGIVFKGSGFYRNDSRGSSSSSSPASSSKPASTTSTSSSSSSSESKSSSTASSGSTSSSSSSSAA, from the coding sequence GTGCCGACTTACCAGTACCAGTGCACCGAGTGCGGCGAGGGCCTCGAGGCGGTGCAGAAGTTCACCGACGACGCCCTGACCGAGTGCCCGAACTGCGGTGGCCGCCTGAAGAAGGTGTTCTCGGCCGTCGGCATCGTCTTCAAGGGCTCCGGCTTCTACCGCAACGACAGCCGCGGCTCCTCGTCGAGCAGCAGCCCTGCGTCGTCGTCGAAGCCCGCCTCCACGACGTCGACCTCTTCGTCGTCCTCGTCCTCGGAGTCCAAGTCGTCCTCGACGGCCTCCTCCGGTTCGACGAGCTCGTCGAGCTCCTCGTCCGCGGCCTGA
- a CDS encoding MFS transporter, with product MPQKATVTDTTGKRPGYGQLLRTRGAWTFLLPGFAARQPFAMLTISIVLLVQHTTGSYGTAGAVSATTGVSMALFAPYSGKLADRFGQRAVLLPGVLVHSASGATLTALALSGAPTWTLFLAAVPTGASTPQIGPMVRARWGVRLQGSPLMQTAAAFESVTDEFTFVLGPLFATALCTGVDPAAGLLTEAALTLVGGLLFAAQKGTQPPVSALAGHARVDHSSALRVPGVRVLIVTFLGIGAVFGGMQVSLAAYTESIGEPGMNGVLYGIFAAGNMLSGIVCGAVAWKAAPQRRLLVSYTALALMASGLWAAQSVVLLAGLGLLVGVCIAPALITGYTLVEKIVPAGSRTEAFTWLTGAVALGQAAAVTVAGQLEDRLWDGAGFLVPMGGTVLALAVMFLLRTRLVPPSVGRTVARGVGHRVPVTVD from the coding sequence GTGCCACAGAAGGCCACGGTCACCGACACCACCGGCAAGCGCCCGGGCTACGGACAACTGCTGCGCACCCGCGGCGCCTGGACGTTCCTGCTCCCGGGCTTCGCGGCCCGCCAGCCGTTCGCGATGCTGACCATCTCGATCGTGCTGCTCGTCCAGCACACCACCGGCTCCTACGGCACGGCGGGCGCCGTGTCCGCCACGACCGGTGTCTCCATGGCGCTGTTCGCGCCCTACAGCGGCAAGCTCGCCGACCGCTTCGGCCAGCGCGCCGTCCTGCTGCCCGGCGTCCTGGTGCACTCCGCGTCCGGCGCGACCCTGACGGCCCTCGCGCTGTCCGGGGCGCCCACGTGGACCCTGTTCCTCGCCGCGGTGCCCACGGGCGCCTCCACGCCGCAGATCGGCCCCATGGTGCGGGCCCGCTGGGGCGTGCGCCTGCAGGGCTCGCCCCTGATGCAGACCGCGGCCGCCTTCGAATCCGTCACCGACGAGTTCACCTTCGTGCTCGGCCCGCTCTTCGCGACCGCCCTGTGCACGGGCGTCGACCCGGCCGCCGGCCTGCTCACCGAGGCCGCCCTCACCCTGGTCGGCGGCCTCCTCTTCGCCGCCCAGAAGGGCACCCAGCCGCCCGTGAGCGCCCTCGCGGGCCACGCGCGCGTGGATCACTCCTCCGCGCTGCGCGTCCCCGGCGTACGCGTGCTGATCGTCACGTTCCTCGGCATCGGCGCCGTCTTCGGCGGCATGCAGGTCTCGCTCGCCGCCTACACGGAGTCCATCGGCGAGCCCGGCATGAACGGCGTCCTCTACGGGATCTTCGCCGCGGGCAACATGCTCTCGGGCATCGTCTGCGGCGCCGTCGCCTGGAAGGCCGCCCCCCAGCGCCGCCTCCTGGTGTCCTACACGGCGCTCGCCCTGATGGCCTCCGGCCTGTGGGCGGCCCAGTCCGTGGTGCTGCTCGCCGGGCTCGGCCTGCTGGTCGGCGTGTGCATCGCGCCCGCCCTGATCACCGGGTACACGCTCGTCGAGAAGATCGTCCCCGCGGGCTCCCGCACCGAGGCCTTCACCTGGCTGACCGGGGCGGTCGCGCTGGGCCAGGCGGCGGCCGTCACGGTCGCCGGTCAGCTCGAGGACCGCTTGTGGGACGGTGCGGGATTCCTGGTGCCGATGGGCGGCACGGTGCTGGCCCTGGCGGTCATGTTCCTGCTGCGTACGCGGCTCGTCCCGCCGTCCGTCGGGCGCACCGTGGCACGTGGTGTCGGTCACCGAGTGCCGGTGACGGTGGACTGA
- a CDS encoding potassium/proton antiporter: MLLIAVAAVRISSRSGLPSLLLYLGIGIAMGQDGIGNVSFSNAELTQVIGYAALVVILAEGGLGTKWKEIRPALPAAAALSLVGVAVSVGVTAAGAHYLVGLEWRQSLIIGAVVSSTDAAAVFSVLRKVPLPSRVTGVLEAESGFNDAPVVILVVAFSTAGPVEHWYHLIGEIALELTIGAAIGLAVGWLGSYGLRHVALPASGLYPIAVMAIATTAYAAGALAHGSGFLAVYLAAMVMGNAKLPHWPATRGFAEGLGWIAQIGMFVLLGLLVTPHELADDIVPALVIGLVLTMVARPLEVVLSLAPFRMPWQEKALMSWAGLRGAVPIILATIPMVTGVADSRRIFNIVFVLVVVYTLIQGPTLPWLARKLRLGDSAEAADLGIESAPLERLRGHLLSIAIPEGSRMHGVEVGELRLPKGAAVTLVVRDAASFVPAPTTVLRQGDELLVVATDPVRDAAEARLRAVAHGGKLAGWLGTGGGTSR, translated from the coding sequence GTGCTGCTCATCGCGGTCGCCGCGGTGCGCATCTCCTCGCGCAGCGGGCTGCCCAGCCTGCTCCTGTACCTCGGCATCGGCATCGCCATGGGCCAGGACGGCATCGGCAACGTCTCCTTCAGCAACGCCGAGCTGACCCAGGTCATCGGGTACGCGGCGCTCGTCGTGATCCTGGCCGAGGGCGGTCTGGGCACGAAGTGGAAGGAGATCAGACCGGCGCTCCCGGCGGCGGCCGCGCTGTCGCTCGTGGGCGTCGCGGTGAGCGTGGGGGTCACGGCCGCCGGCGCGCACTACCTGGTGGGCCTGGAATGGCGGCAGTCCCTGATCATCGGCGCGGTGGTGTCCTCCACGGACGCGGCGGCCGTCTTCTCCGTCCTGCGCAAGGTGCCCCTGCCCTCGCGGGTGACGGGCGTCCTGGAGGCCGAGTCCGGCTTCAACGACGCCCCTGTGGTCATCCTCGTCGTCGCGTTCTCCACCGCGGGCCCCGTCGAGCACTGGTACCACCTGATCGGCGAGATCGCCCTGGAGCTGACCATCGGCGCCGCGATCGGCCTCGCCGTCGGCTGGCTCGGTTCCTACGGGCTGCGCCATGTCGCGCTGCCCGCCTCCGGCCTCTACCCGATCGCCGTCATGGCCATCGCCACCACCGCCTACGCGGCGGGCGCCCTGGCCCACGGCAGCGGCTTCCTCGCCGTCTACCTGGCCGCCATGGTGATGGGCAACGCCAAGCTGCCCCACTGGCCCGCCACCCGCGGCTTCGCCGAGGGGCTCGGCTGGATCGCGCAGATCGGCATGTTCGTCCTGCTCGGCCTGCTCGTCACGCCGCACGAGCTCGCCGACGACATCGTGCCCGCCCTGGTCATCGGCCTCGTGCTCACCATGGTGGCGCGCCCCCTGGAGGTCGTCCTCAGCCTGGCGCCGTTCCGGATGCCCTGGCAGGAGAAGGCCCTCATGTCCTGGGCCGGGCTGCGCGGCGCGGTGCCCATCATCCTGGCGACGATCCCGATGGTGACCGGCGTCGCCGACAGCCGCCGCATCTTCAACATCGTCTTCGTCCTGGTCGTCGTCTACACCCTGATCCAGGGCCCCACACTGCCCTGGCTGGCCCGCAAGCTGCGGCTCGGCGACTCCGCGGAGGCCGCCGACCTCGGCATCGAATCGGCGCCCCTGGAGCGGCTGCGCGGCCATCTGCTGTCCATCGCGATCCCCGAGGGATCCCGGATGCACGGCGTGGAGGTCGGCGAGCTGCGGCTCCCCAAGGGCGCCGCCGTCACCCTCGTCGTCCGCGACGCCGCCTCCTTCGTACCGGCCCCCACCACCGTGCTGCGGCAGGGCGACGAGCTCCTCGTCGTCGCCACCGACCCGGTGCGGGACGCGGCCGAGGCACGTCTGCGGGCCGTCGCCCACGGCGGCAAGCTCGCCGGCTGGCTGGGCACGGGAGGCGGGACCTCCCGGTAA
- a CDS encoding penicillin acylase family protein, giving the protein MPSSSNASSGGQTGRKKGRRARLIVIVLVLAVLAGIGYGAYWGVDSVRASLPQTTGSVRIDGLDGPVQVKRDDHGIPQIYASSDEDLFMAQGFVQAQDRFYEMDVRRHTTSGRLSEMFGKGQVKTDEFLRTLGWHRVAQEEYDSKLAPETKKYLQAYAKGVNAYLAGKSAKEISAEYVALGFENDYKPQKWTPVDSVAWLKAMAWDLRGNMQDEIDRSLMTSRLDKKQIADLYPAYPYDRNKPIVQEGGYDEATGTYEQASTGAGRQGSGGGQGAGTGLTGGAQAPEGTGGLESQLGGLADVLDRIPDSAGLGPNGNGIGSNSWVVSGDHTITGKPLLANDPHLAPQLPSVWYQMGLHCTSLSAKCQYDVAGYTFAGMPGVVIGHNQDIAWGLTNSGADVTDLYLEKFSGDGYLYGDKTVAFKTRKEVIKVAGGDDKTITIRETNNGPLLSDRNDELVKVGKKAPVGTTAPDRGDGYGIALRWTALDAGNTMDAVFGIDRASDWTEFRKAAADFQVPSQNLTYADTEGHIGYQLPGRIPTRGEGDGSLPSPGWDPKYRWTGFIKQDELPYEYDPKRGYIVTANQAVVGKDYPYTLTTDWGYGTRSQRITDLIKSKIDGGGKISTDDMRTMQMDNSSEIAKLLVPYLLKIDVKDKYVREAQQLLENWDYTQNPDSAAAAYFNSVWRNVLKLAFGNKLPKELRVKGQCLSVAPVDNTGPADDDRRVRECGQRDADSAQPDGGDRWFQVVRNILKDENNAWWQAPKTRTDAATDTRDQLFARAMEDARWDLTAKLGKDIDTWSWGRLHQLELKNQTLGTAGPGWLQYVLNRGPWKLGGGEAAVNATGWNAAGGYGVSWVPSMRMVVNLEDFDKSKWINLTGASGHTFSSHYTDQTQKWIDGELLPWRFTDKAVEDDTSDTLVLKG; this is encoded by the coding sequence ATGCCCTCCTCCAGTAATGCCTCTTCCGGCGGCCAGACCGGCAGGAAGAAGGGGCGCCGAGCCCGACTGATCGTGATCGTCCTGGTGTTGGCCGTTCTCGCGGGCATCGGGTACGGCGCGTACTGGGGCGTCGACAGCGTGCGCGCCTCGCTGCCGCAGACGACGGGCTCCGTCCGGATCGACGGTCTCGACGGGCCGGTCCAGGTCAAGCGGGACGATCACGGCATCCCGCAGATCTACGCCTCCTCGGACGAGGACCTGTTCATGGCGCAGGGCTTCGTGCAGGCGCAGGACCGCTTCTACGAGATGGACGTGCGCCGCCATACGACCTCCGGTCGGCTCTCCGAGATGTTCGGCAAGGGCCAGGTCAAGACCGATGAGTTCCTGCGGACCCTGGGCTGGCACCGGGTCGCGCAGGAGGAGTACGACTCCAAGCTCGCGCCGGAGACGAAGAAGTACCTCCAGGCGTACGCCAAGGGGGTCAACGCCTACCTGGCGGGCAAGAGCGCCAAGGAGATCTCCGCGGAGTACGTGGCCCTCGGCTTCGAGAACGACTACAAGCCGCAGAAGTGGACGCCGGTCGACTCCGTGGCCTGGCTCAAGGCCATGGCCTGGGACCTGCGCGGCAACATGCAGGACGAGATCGACCGCTCGCTGATGACGAGCCGCCTCGACAAGAAGCAGATCGCCGACCTGTACCCGGCCTACCCGTACGACCGGAACAAGCCGATCGTGCAGGAGGGCGGCTACGACGAGGCCACGGGCACGTACGAGCAGGCGTCCACGGGCGCCGGCCGGCAGGGCTCCGGGGGCGGCCAGGGGGCCGGTACGGGCCTCACGGGCGGCGCGCAGGCCCCCGAGGGCACCGGCGGGCTCGAGAGCCAGCTGGGCGGCCTCGCGGACGTCCTGGACCGGATCCCCGACTCCGCGGGCCTCGGCCCGAACGGCAACGGCATCGGCTCCAACTCCTGGGTGGTCTCCGGCGACCACACCATCACCGGCAAGCCGCTGCTCGCCAACGACCCGCACCTCGCGCCGCAACTGCCGTCCGTCTGGTACCAGATGGGCCTGCACTGCACGAGCCTTTCGGCCAAGTGCCAGTACGACGTGGCGGGCTACACCTTCGCGGGCATGCCCGGCGTGGTCATCGGCCACAACCAGGACATCGCCTGGGGCCTGACGAACTCGGGCGCCGACGTCACCGACCTGTACCTGGAGAAGTTCAGCGGCGACGGCTACCTGTACGGCGACAAGACCGTGGCCTTCAAGACGCGCAAGGAGGTCATCAAGGTCGCCGGCGGCGACGACAAGACGATCACCATCCGCGAGACGAACAACGGCCCGCTGCTCTCCGACCGCAACGACGAGCTCGTCAAGGTCGGCAAGAAGGCCCCCGTCGGCACCACGGCCCCCGACCGCGGTGACGGCTACGGCATCGCGCTGCGCTGGACCGCCCTGGACGCGGGCAACACGATGGACGCCGTCTTCGGCATCGACCGCGCCTCGGACTGGACCGAGTTCCGCAAGGCCGCCGCCGACTTCCAGGTGCCCTCGCAGAACCTCACGTACGCCGACACCGAGGGCCACATCGGCTACCAGCTGCCCGGCCGCATCCCGACCCGCGGCGAGGGCGACGGCTCGCTCCCCTCGCCCGGCTGGGACCCCAAGTACCGCTGGACCGGCTTCATCAAGCAGGACGAGCTGCCCTACGAGTACGACCCGAAGCGCGGCTACATCGTCACCGCCAACCAGGCGGTCGTCGGCAAGGACTACCCGTACACGCTGACGACCGACTGGGGCTACGGCACGCGCAGCCAGCGCATCACCGACCTGATCAAGTCGAAGATCGACGGCGGCGGCAAGATCTCCACCGACGACATGCGCACCATGCAGATGGACAACAGCAGCGAGATCGCCAAGCTGCTCGTGCCCTACCTGCTGAAGATCGACGTCAAGGACAAGTACGTCCGCGAGGCCCAGCAGCTCCTGGAGAACTGGGACTACACCCAGAACCCGGACTCGGCGGCGGCCGCCTACTTCAACTCGGTGTGGCGCAACGTCCTGAAGCTCGCCTTCGGCAACAAGCTCCCCAAGGAGCTGCGCGTCAAGGGCCAGTGCCTGAGCGTCGCCCCGGTCGACAACACCGGCCCGGCCGACGACGACCGCCGGGTGCGCGAGTGCGGCCAGCGGGACGCGGACTCGGCGCAGCCGGACGGCGGCGACCGCTGGTTCCAGGTCGTGCGGAACATCCTCAAGGACGAGAACAACGCCTGGTGGCAGGCTCCGAAGACGCGCACCGACGCGGCGACGGACACCCGCGACCAGCTGTTCGCCCGCGCCATGGAGGACGCCCGCTGGGACCTGACGGCCAAGCTGGGCAAGGACATCGACACCTGGAGCTGGGGCCGGCTGCACCAGCTGGAACTCAAGAACCAGACGCTCGGCACGGCGGGCCCGGGCTGGCTGCAGTACGTGCTCAACCGCGGCCCCTGGAAGCTCGGCGGCGGCGAGGCGGCCGTGAACGCGACCGGCTGGAACGCGGCGGGCGGCTACGGCGTGAGCTGGGTGCCGTCGATGCGGATGGTGGTGAACCTGGAGGACTTCGACAAGTCGAAGTGGATCAACCTGACCGGTGCCTCCGGCCACACCTTCAGCTCGCACTACACGGACCAGACGCAGAAGTGGATCGACGGCGAGCTGCTGCCGTGGCGCTTCACGGACAAGGCGGTCGAGGACGACACCTCGGACACGCTCGTCCTGAAGGGCTAG
- a CDS encoding 5-formyltetrahydrofolate cyclo-ligase: MSRPPSDPRGAHPDKRTLRRELLAVRRALTVDDVRETETVLARRALELEALASARTVAAYVSVGGEPGTGTLLDALRARGTRVLLPVLLADNDLDWGAYEGPGSLARVEHAGKMALLEPAGPRLGPDAVLEADVVLLPGLAVDARGKRLGRGGGSYDRVLARLEAAGVRPDLVVLLYDREVLDEVPTEEHDKAVDAVVTPSGARRFT, from the coding sequence ATGAGCCGGCCACCGAGTGACCCGCGTGGCGCTCACCCTGACAAGCGCACGTTGCGACGAGAGCTCCTCGCGGTGAGGAGAGCGTTGACTGTGGATGACGTGCGGGAGACGGAGACGGTTCTCGCCCGCCGCGCCCTGGAGCTGGAGGCACTCGCCTCGGCCCGCACGGTCGCCGCGTACGTGTCCGTCGGCGGCGAGCCCGGCACCGGCACCCTCCTGGACGCCCTGCGGGCCCGCGGCACCCGCGTCCTGCTGCCCGTCCTGCTCGCCGACAACGACCTCGACTGGGGCGCCTACGAGGGACCCGGCTCGCTGGCCCGTGTCGAACACGCGGGCAAGATGGCCCTCCTGGAGCCCGCGGGGCCGCGGCTCGGCCCCGACGCCGTCCTGGAGGCCGACGTCGTCCTGCTGCCCGGCCTCGCCGTGGACGCGCGCGGGAAGCGGCTCGGCCGGGGCGGAGGCTCGTACGACCGCGTCCTGGCCCGCCTGGAGGCCGCCGGTGTCCGGCCCGACCTGGTGGTGCTGCTCTACGACCGCGAGGTCCTCGACGAGGTGCCCACGGAGGAGCACGACAAGGCGGTGGACGCGGTCGTGACGCCTTCAGGGGCGCGGCGCTTCACATGA
- the galU gene encoding UTP--glucose-1-phosphate uridylyltransferase GalU, which translates to MTDSHTRITKAVIPAAGLGTRFLPATKATPKEMLPVVDKPAIQYVVEEAASAGLDDVLMITGRNKRPLEDHFDRNYELESALQKKGDAGRLAKVQESSDLATMHYVRQGDPKGLGHAVLCAAPHVGDEPFAVLLGDDLIDPRDPLLARMVEVQERHGGSVIALMEVEPSQIHLYGCAAVEPTGDGDVVKVTDLVEKPEPADAPSNYAIIGRYVLDPHVFDILRKTEPGRGGEIQLTDALQQLAADEKVGGPVHGVVFKGRRYDTGDRGDYLRAIVRLACEREDLGPDFRTWLRSYVTEEM; encoded by the coding sequence ATGACTGACTCGCACACCAGGATCACCAAGGCTGTCATCCCTGCCGCGGGCCTCGGCACCCGGTTCCTGCCCGCCACCAAGGCGACTCCCAAGGAGATGCTCCCGGTGGTGGACAAGCCGGCGATCCAGTACGTGGTCGAAGAGGCCGCCTCCGCGGGTCTCGACGACGTGCTCATGATCACGGGCCGCAACAAGCGCCCGCTCGAGGACCACTTCGACCGCAACTACGAACTGGAGTCCGCCCTCCAGAAGAAGGGCGACGCGGGCCGCCTGGCCAAGGTCCAGGAGTCCAGCGACCTGGCCACCATGCACTACGTCCGCCAGGGCGACCCCAAGGGCCTGGGCCACGCCGTCCTGTGCGCCGCCCCCCACGTGGGCGACGAGCCCTTCGCGGTCCTGCTCGGTGACGACCTCATCGACCCCCGCGACCCGCTCCTCGCCCGCATGGTCGAGGTCCAGGAACGGCACGGCGGCAGCGTCATCGCCCTCATGGAGGTCGAGCCGTCCCAGATCCACCTCTACGGCTGCGCCGCGGTCGAGCCCACCGGCGACGGTGACGTCGTGAAGGTCACCGACCTCGTGGAGAAGCCCGAACCGGCCGACGCCCCGTCCAACTACGCGATCATCGGCCGCTACGTCCTGGACCCCCACGTCTTCGACATACTGCGCAAGACCGAGCCCGGCCGCGGCGGCGAGATCCAGCTCACCGACGCCCTCCAGCAGCTCGCCGCGGACGAGAAGGTCGGCGGCCCCGTCCACGGCGTCGTCTTCAAGGGACGCCGCTATGACACCGGCGACCGTGGAGACTATCTGCGGGCCATTGTCAGACTCGCGTGCGAACGTGAGGACCTGGGCCCCGACTTCCGGACCTGGCTTCGCAGTTACGTCACCGAGGAGATGTAG
- the glp gene encoding molybdotransferase-like divisome protein Glp encodes MSSATTPSSSHGHLWSVDEHLEDILSTVHPLDPIELQLLDAQGCVLVEDVTVPVSLPPFDNSSMDGYAVRVADVAGASEEFPAVLTVIGDVAAGQSEQPTVRPGQAARIMTGAPLPPGAEAVVPVEWTDGGLGAGPVSTMTAHSAAPEGASGEVRVHRAAQERAHVRARGSDVKAGDRALSAGTVLGPPQISLLAAIGRGTVRVRPRPRVVVVSTGSELVQPGEPLAQGQIYDSNSFALTAAARDAGAIAYRVGAVADDAETLRSTIEDQLIRADLVVTTGGVSVGAYDVVKEALSAIGDPDDEDGIGAGGGVEFRKLAMQPGKPQGFGSIGPDHTPLLALPGNPVSSYVSFELFVRPAIRSLMGLPAGQVHRPQVRAKLTADKALTSPAGRRQFLRGAHDPATGTVTPVGGAGSHLVAALAHADALIVVPEATTSVEPGTQVDVVLLS; translated from the coding sequence TTGAGCAGCGCGACCACGCCCTCCAGCAGTCACGGCCACCTCTGGTCGGTCGACGAGCACCTGGAGGACATCCTCAGCACCGTCCACCCGCTCGACCCCATCGAGCTGCAACTCCTCGACGCCCAGGGCTGCGTGCTCGTCGAGGACGTGACGGTGCCGGTCTCGCTGCCCCCGTTCGACAACAGCTCGATGGACGGCTATGCGGTGCGCGTCGCCGATGTCGCGGGCGCGAGCGAGGAGTTCCCCGCCGTGCTGACCGTGATCGGCGACGTCGCGGCCGGCCAGTCCGAGCAGCCCACGGTCCGCCCCGGCCAGGCCGCCCGCATCATGACCGGCGCCCCGCTGCCGCCCGGCGCCGAGGCCGTCGTCCCCGTCGAGTGGACCGACGGAGGGCTCGGCGCGGGTCCCGTCAGCACCATGACGGCCCACAGCGCCGCCCCGGAGGGCGCCTCCGGCGAGGTCCGCGTCCACCGCGCCGCCCAGGAGCGCGCGCACGTCCGCGCGCGCGGCAGCGACGTCAAGGCGGGCGACCGCGCCCTCTCCGCCGGCACCGTGCTCGGCCCGCCGCAGATCTCCCTGCTCGCCGCGATCGGCCGCGGCACCGTCCGCGTACGCCCGCGCCCGCGCGTGGTCGTCGTCTCCACCGGCAGCGAGCTCGTCCAGCCCGGCGAGCCCTTGGCCCAGGGCCAGATCTACGACTCGAACAGCTTCGCCCTGACCGCCGCCGCGCGGGACGCCGGAGCCATCGCCTACCGGGTCGGCGCGGTCGCCGACGACGCCGAGACGCTGCGCTCCACGATCGAGGACCAGCTGATCCGCGCCGACCTCGTCGTCACCACGGGCGGCGTCAGCGTCGGCGCGTACGACGTCGTCAAGGAGGCGCTCTCCGCGATCGGCGACCCCGACGACGAGGACGGCATCGGCGCGGGCGGCGGCGTCGAGTTCCGCAAGCTCGCCATGCAGCCCGGCAAGCCGCAGGGCTTCGGCTCCATCGGCCCCGACCACACCCCGCTGCTCGCCCTGCCGGGCAACCCGGTCTCCTCGTACGTCTCCTTCGAGCTGTTCGTGCGCCCCGCGATCCGCAGCCTCATGGGGCTGCCCGCGGGCCAGGTGCACCGGCCGCAGGTCCGCGCGAAGCTCACCGCCGACAAGGCGCTGACCTCGCCGGCCGGCCGCCGCCAGTTCCTGCGCGGCGCCCACGACCCCGCGACCGGCACCGTCACCCCGGTCGGCGGCGCCGGCTCCCACCTCGTCGCCGCCCTCGCCCACGCGGACGCCCTGATCGTCGTCCCCGAGGCCACCACCTCCGTGGAGCCCGGCACCCAGGTCGACGTCGTGCTGCTGAGCTGA
- the moaC gene encoding cyclic pyranopterin monophosphate synthase MoaC, protein MSTSQDRLTHIDEAGAARMVDVSEKAVTARTARASGRVLVSPRVIELLRGEGVPKGDALATARIAGIMGAKRTPDLIPLCHPLAVSGVKLDLSVADDAVEILATVKTTDRTGVEMEALTAVSVAALTVVDMIKAVDKGAVISDVRVEEKTGGKSGDWHR, encoded by the coding sequence ATGAGCACTTCGCAGGACCGACTGACCCACATCGACGAGGCGGGCGCCGCCCGCATGGTCGACGTGTCGGAGAAGGCCGTCACCGCGCGCACGGCCCGCGCCAGCGGGCGGGTCCTCGTCTCGCCGCGCGTGATCGAACTGCTGCGCGGCGAGGGCGTTCCCAAGGGCGACGCCCTCGCGACCGCCCGCATCGCGGGGATCATGGGCGCCAAGCGCACCCCCGACCTCATCCCGCTGTGCCACCCGCTGGCCGTCTCCGGGGTGAAGCTCGACCTGTCGGTGGCCGACGACGCGGTGGAGATCCTCGCCACCGTGAAGACCACGGACCGTACGGGCGTCGAGATGGAGGCCCTCACGGCGGTCTCCGTCGCCGCGCTCACCGTGGTCGACATGATCAAGGCCGTCGACAAGGGCGCCGTCATCTCGGACGTGCGCGTCGAGGAGAAGACGGGCGGCAAGTCCGGGGACTGGCACCGATGA
- a CDS encoding MogA/MoaB family molybdenum cofactor biosynthesis protein, with the protein MSDTYRALVVTASNRAAAGVYEDKGGPLIAAGLGAMGFAVEGPQVVPDGDPVEAALRAAVEAGYDVVVTTGGTGISPTDRTPEATARVLDREIPGIPEAIRAYGREKVPTAALSRGLAGLAGRTLIVNLPGSSGGVKDGLAVLGPLLTHAVDQIRGGDHPRPDAGPDDGPDAGPDAHAPGGAH; encoded by the coding sequence ATGAGCGACACGTACCGCGCCCTGGTGGTCACGGCGTCCAACCGCGCCGCGGCCGGCGTCTACGAGGACAAGGGCGGCCCCCTGATCGCCGCCGGACTCGGCGCGATGGGCTTCGCCGTCGAGGGCCCCCAGGTCGTCCCGGACGGCGACCCCGTGGAGGCCGCGCTGCGCGCCGCCGTCGAGGCCGGCTACGACGTCGTGGTCACCACCGGCGGCACCGGCATCTCGCCCACCGACCGCACCCCCGAGGCCACCGCCCGCGTCCTGGACCGGGAGATCCCGGGCATCCCGGAGGCGATCCGCGCGTACGGCCGGGAGAAAGTGCCCACGGCCGCGCTCTCCCGTGGCCTCGCGGGCCTGGCCGGGCGCACACTGATCGTGAACCTGCCGGGTTCGAGCGGAGGCGTGAAGGACGGGCTCGCCGTCCTCGGGCCGCTGCTCACGCACGCCGTCGACCAGATCCGCGGCGGCGACCACCCCAGACCCGACGCCGGTCCGGACGACGGGCCGGACGCCGGGCCCGATGCCCACGCCCCCGGGGGTGCGCACTGA